The DNA region ACAAGAGTCCGAAAACCAAGTCACTTCACTCTCTATATGACAAAAGGATTGTACATAATAATTTTACtttcaaaaattgcaaaaaaaaaatgtaaacttcttTCCTAATGATATGGATTACATTTACATAATGCAGAAAAGAGGAGGGTAGTCATATTTACCACATCAGAAGTAAAATATTAGTAAAAAATCTCTCCagatcattttgttttaattatctcccAACCATATCCGGTTCCTTCGAGAATGGTTAAttgaaattaattataaatatataaataggtttatatatttataatctaTTTATagattataattaattttatatatttaaaacacaaaaaggtGTAAATGGGCAAGCATCTCCTAAATAAAGCAGTATCTCATAGCCTGAGCGCCAATTTATTAGTGCACCCACCTAATTTCAGGTAAAGCCTGcatcttccattttaaaattttctaaatttctcTAATGGAATGCTTCTAACTGGCTGTCACAAGAAATCACATCACTCTCACTGCCACCATTACccaccttctccttttcttcagggGTGACATGGTTACTTGCTAATTTGATCTTCTGTAACTTCTCTTGGTAAGatttacattcttttttcagTTGCTCCGTTTCTGAAATCAACTCCTCAGTTGTCATGGAGCTGTTTAGTTCCTTCAGTTCTGAAATGGGCCAATGCAGAAagcacaaagtgaaaacagtccGTCTTCATTTATCATTTGCCAACTTTTTTGAGTCTAATTtgctaaaaaaacattattacattCATACTTCTGGCTCCTTTCAAAATGACTTTTCGGAGCCTACAAGTTATCCTGGGCTGACAGGGAGCTAGAGCCACATATCAAGTGCAAGCAGAAACACAACGCAGGATGAAGCACCAGTCCCTCACAAATCACCCCTGCTTATACACTCATAACTATGTACATCTGGTATGCAAGAGTACAACAGTTAACATCTTTCTGATGTGTACAGAGAGAAGTACACAAAATCATTAAATTAAGGACATGGACAGAATGCAGAAATCATACACAGTCACTGGATcatgaattaaatattttataatctgCAGTAAAAACCCACATAAAAAAGCACCAATCTAATTTTTGACAACTTTTTAAACTCCTGTATAACAAAATTATAACCCATTctattataacaataaaataattgagaCCTATTATTCACTCCTTGTTTTGAATGTCTCATTTCATTACTCAAGTAAATTCATTTGCTCCATAAAATAAAACTGCCTGTTTGAAACTCAAGGTCAGACATGCCATATTCTTCCAGTACTACCTACCTATTTCCAGTTGCCGACAGTTCTGCTGAACAGACTGTGATTTAGAGTTTAGCTCAGAGATCTGATTGTCCAAGTTTTTTAATTCTGAATCACTCACATCTGTAAACTGTGACTGCATATAAGAAAGGGAGAATGACAGAAGAATGGAATTACCTCTCTAATtcagtcacttttttttttttttttttttttaattggtatgGAACCTGAGACCTCACCTGATCTGGAAAATAGATTTTCTGTTTGCCGTATACCTTCTCTGTTATTTTTCCTTGACTTGCCAGCATTTCCATCACCTTCACCACAGCCTTCCATTAGCAAGAgatagttaaaaacaaaaattagaaagcaGAGCAAAAATATTGCAATTACTGATCCAGGATTAAAACCAACTGAATGCACAGCACAGTGAATTATTGACCAGTGTCTTATTTTGAAAGATTCTTTTTTAAAGTGCAAACAACTGTAGAATAGGCAACTCATGGGCAAAACTGTAAAAATAACGATGACTACTGATCTTTGTCACATTATTAACAATTTATTCCACATGGACTTTACATGAGTAGCTAAGATTGAGTATACATTTCTCAGTTCTTAGTATGTTATAGTAGTTTTGCAATAGGAATGCAGGTAGATGAATAGTCAAAAAGTAAACCTCTTCTAACATTCAGCCATTTGCCCTTTTTGAGTATACAAAAGAAAGTCGGGGAAGCAAACTAATTAAATCATTGATGCCAGAAGGCAGGGAGTCCAACAGAAGCCAGAGCTGCATGATCATCTCCTTTTACAGAGAGTACAAGAGGCCATGTCTTCACTGTGCCCTTGGGAATAATGGAGGGTGCACTGATTACATTAAATATTGGACCAAACAGAAAAGTAAACCACCATTGCCAGTGTCTGCACAGGCTGACATAAGTTGACAGGGGAAAAAGCCCAAAACAACAAGTCATGGAAATGATCCGCATActataaatgacaaaagaacaatCTGACATATCTTAATACAAAATAAGACAATGTGACTCAATTAAAGCAGACTGTAAAGAATAAAGCAATGCTGCATCATTATGTTGGGATCAATCTCTTAAGTGGAGCGTTGATCTTACCGTTTTTCCAAAGCCATGTTGCTTCTGCAAGTTACCAAACACATCCTGTGCACTGTAGGGTCGGTTACTCTCATTTAAATAACTAAGTATTATAGATGCAGCTGAAAACAGAAGATATGGTACAATGCAACCTGTTAGCTAAAGAGTTAAAGGAACCACAAAATCACAAGATAAATCCTAATATCCAAAATTAATTTAGGATGAATATATGCCAATTACAGAAAAATGCAAGGCTTGTataaaacaaatagttttttattatagtacagtatataaaaaaagtcaaaatacagaTTCCAAACCtctaatttttaaattgtttatttttttaattttcttgtgacCATTTCTTTGACATATtataatgcactttgagctacattctgtgtatgaaattgtgctataaaaaaataaatgttgcaaacgTAAAAATCTGCAAGCAAGTTGACATATGTCCATTCAGTTTAAGATTATaaagcattaaactaataaagaatGCAATATTAAGTAAATTATATgaaaacaaatgcaatgtgtttatatattagttattaaaataaataactaatatgCAAGTTCAAAAAGTGCAATGTAAAAAAATCGATTGGATAAGCCTCAAAACTTCCTGTCAGTAACAAACTGTTCTAATAGAGACATCCTCACTCTTACtgtgaaaaacaaatatatatatatatatatgtgaaaaaGTTTTAGTTTCAGATGATAATAAAATTAAGATCCCCAGTTTTAGTGGTACTGTATCTAAATATGCTGATATGTCTTTTTCCGATCAAAATATAAACTTTTGAGTGGTTGTGtatgcataataaaaataaagcatataCCGTAGCACAGACATTTAACATGTAAATCACAATAAATTGACTTGTACTAAATTTGTGATTATTTAAATGttcaatacaaaatcaaaatttgaCTAAATAAGCAGTTTATTCCAGTTGTCCAAAACACTTCTCTGCACTGGACCTGCCATATACACTACTCCTTTTAGGGGTAGTAGGGTCTCCAGTGTCGGACTCTTTACTGCCCCACAAACTCCAATAAGCACCTTTCAAGCGATACTCACTCAGTGTGGCACCTTCTACTTccggaaagtttttttttttttttttcctaggttTGTTTCATAGTCTATATTTGGTTCTAAATGCTCAAATCTAAATTTAtctctgatttttcttttgttcataaaTTTTTAAACTGTAATGTGAGTGACATCTCTATATTGCACATTGATCCAGATAGCTGGTTGTCAAAATCTGACACTCTATGTACACTTTGCTCCTAAACTGTAACTTAGTCTTCTGTTTTGCCTCAGACCTTCATAAAATGTAATGGAGTTCTATAATTTCTTTTGATTGCCCTGTACTCACTTTTAAGATCAAGCAGATAAACTCCCAAGCCAACAATTTCAAAGTTTTCTTTTAAGCTATAGCACAGATTTGTTTATTTGACACTACATTGTGATCATTTTTCGCTATGTAACAAGCCTTGATATGGTGCAGCACGTTTGATgtgctgcataaaataaaatcacataacCTGCGATCCCAATTACCAACCATCATTGTTAAACACATAAACATATTTACCACTTTCAGTTTCACGAcactccaataaataaataaacaaaaagacaaataaatagaaCACACAATGCagccttttatttcatttatatatttggcTGAAGGTGAATTATTGCATTTGGGATACAActggttaaatttcttttgttcttccaaCTAGAGTACAAGCAGATGAAgggatttgctcatggtcacacagtgtcaatagtggAATTTGAACCTATAACCTCAACACAGAGGTCCAGCATCTTCACCACCATGCCACACTGCCTTTCGTACCTGGCCTTTACAATCAATCTCCTTTAGCAATCAGTACATTAAAGAATTCCCAACAGagattgccagtcctatccatctaATCCAAAGCAACATCAAGTAGAGTTTCGAAGGTCTGTAAAGTCCTGCTGTATTGTTTGTTATGAAATTTCagcttaaaaagtttccaactgtgctcttgttgaactgattttaaaataaatctcgatccactgtaccaGTTCCCTTACTGATTTTAAacccttcaatcatgtcaccttttcaTTCCTGTTAACTGAAGAGGTttaactcctttaatctttcctcctaactcatccactgcagccctggaatcagcctcgttgctcgtctctggactttttctatcgattttgtgtctttttgtagcctggagaccaaaattgcatacagcactccagatgagttATCGCcattgtgttataaagcttcggcagaacctccttggacttgtactgcacacgtcagggcgctatataacctgacattctgttagccttcttattggcttctgtacactgtctggggGTCGACTGTAACCAGTCCACTACAGATCCTAtgcccttctcataaggtatactttaaAATTTCAGACTTCGCATTGTGTAGTCAAATCTGATATTTATGCATCCTACATGTAGAAGGCTACACTTAGTCACattaaaattttatctgccacaaccCTGCATGCAGTAAGGTGACCAGACTTTTATGGGCGAATCCGGGGACATGGGGGGGTGTTTGTTGGGGGGCTAGTTAaagtgaccagaattttttgggccaaaCCGGGGAcattgggggggtgggggctaGTGGAGCGTAGACTAAATACGTCTCAAGAACAATTCATGCCTGTTGTGAAAATGCAGTTTCATTACGACGTGCTAGCGTACACGAACAAGCAAAACATAACGCAAGATCGTGCAAGGACTGGAAATGTGGGCAAATCTTAAaccggggacatgtttctgagtggggacagttgtccggAAAACGGGGGCAGATGGTCACCTTAATGCAGCCCAAATTCCtaaataataattcaacagattctagatattatctacaaacttaaccagctatCTTGCCCAAGTATCATTAGCACAAAACGTAGAGTCGTTCAAATAACAGGGCAAGCAGTACTTGCTCCAGATACACCGACGGACGGCGGTGGCTTTGCCTTGGTCCAacacaccgtggtttgtttcaaGGCGGGAGCCCCGGAGCCCCGCGACGCCCAAAGCTGCGCGTTCCGCTGACAACTTCGCGCTCAAACCGAACACAGTCAGCAAAGCAGACTCCTACCTGCTGCCTCCTTGTTTTTGCTCATTGTTGCCCTTTTTGAATTACGCCAGAATTAAGCCACCTCACTTGATTTCACAAACTGTGGAGCTACAACGAAACTTTGCTAGCAGCGTCTCCTCTCAAACGGGGATACATTTTCATCTTCCGCGCCATTTACGTCATCAACAAGGGCCAGTGGGAAAGGGTGTGATGTCAGAGTCACGCCCCTTCATTTAATTTGGGAATACTTTGTGTGGTCTCAGGTCTGGTATTAGTAGTACTGTAGTGCAAAGGGCTCGTTTAGCTCCCCTTCGGActtgcaaacaatttaaaaaatgttagatttagaTCAGGGCGAAATATCATAAGATAATAActaagtatttttcatttttgtaacacCGTATGTGGTTGAGTGTTTTGTGCTGTGATTTGTGTAGGGTGAAAAGCGCTGCAGTGcggtaatatgtacagtatataagggTTTTTGCTAAGTGTGTGTAATTTCTTACAATATTCAATTTTAACTTAACTCTGCCTTAACTGGTGTGTTTCTGTATTTGGGGCGGTGTAGTAGGGAAGTGGTGTTGGTCGCTCGCGCACcggatcatttttgttttctttgcggCCGCTCTATGACAGCAGCGCATATTATAATCGTGCCGACTCGAGGAGCGGtacaataccatccctacggtgaagtgtggtggtggcagcttcatgTTATGAGGGTGTAGGGGCATTGAGACTGGTTTTGAGGATTGAGGGAAGGAGGAGTGCTGCCAAATACAgtaagaggtccttgaagaaaacctgcttagaagtgcacaccacctcagatTGCGGTGCAGGGTCACCTTACAGCAAtaacatacagccaagacaacgctgaagtggcttcaggacaagccTGAATCGAGGTGCGGAAACTTAGCCAAGCAGACTTGAAGCTGGAATCCCACAAAGCACTGAATTACGGGGTCTGAATATTTAAGTTTTTGATTTCTGCAAACGCATTTCAATTATGTCatcatgggttattgagtgtagactgatggcaAATTTCTCTATTtagaattaaatctacaataccaggaagtgggcagaaagtgaaggggtcacaATATCCCctgtatattaaaatacatttggaTTGTGTTTTCAGAGATTTGATAAATGAGGGCTGAAAAGGCTGGCTGTGAAGTTGAAGCTCCATCTGAGCCCATCACATCTAAGCCAGTAATCAGGTTA from Erpetoichthys calabaricus chromosome 14, fErpCal1.3, whole genome shotgun sequence includes:
- the psmc3ip gene encoding homologous-pairing protein 2 homolog: MSKNKEAAAASIILSYLNESNRPYSAQDVFGNLQKQHGFGKTAVVKVMEMLASQGKITEKVYGKQKIYFPDQSQFTDVSDSELKNLDNQISELNSKSQSVQQNCRQLEIELKELNSSMTTEELISETEQLKKECKSYQEKLQKIKLASNHVTPEEKEKVYKERIHLVKEWKKRKRMVTDMMDAILEGYPKSKKQFLEEVGIETDEDCKVKMPDL